In the Candidatus Methanoperedens sp. genome, AGCGATCTGCACTATCAGAAGAATATAGAACTGAACTAAATAAGCTGATGGTCCTTGACCTTTCGATCAATGAAGGCCTGCCTCCTTATTGCGGGGCTAAGCCCCTTGAACCAGGAAAACTCATCAGGATTTTTCCTTTCAACTGGAAAAACAGGCATGATGCCATTGATTGGGTGGATACCGTGCTTTCAGGGATTGCAGTAGGAGGAGTGGATGGAAGCCAGATATATTCTGACAAGAACTACGAGATACCCATGGCTGTCATACAAACCTCGCGCATTTTGAACAGGCACACTTCAAAAAGTGACTACAAGGAAGAAATAGAGGCCGATATCATCACGCCCGATGAATTCGAAGCCGCAAGCGTATATTCATTCGGCAGTGAATACGTCGATGCGCGCAGGTTCGCATCGGAATGCGATAGCATCATACGTCTCATGAAACACGATAAACCCTGCATCCTGCTGGACGGCGCACTTATCCTTTCCCATATCAATGTCCTGAACCGGAATATAAGGGAGATATATGTCAGATCGATCACGAAACTGCTTGAAGCCTCGGAAAGCACGCGCTCCCCTGTTATGGGATTCATCGACACTACGATGCCGCGCGATATCACCCTTATGATGCATTTCCTTTTTGGACTAAAAAAAAGCAAGCTCTCCGACACACATCTTTTTTCGCACCTATTATGGGGAGAGAGGACGGCTGCTTTTCTCTGCGACAGGGATGACAGGAGAGGAGATGAAGCAAAATCGGTACTTGACAACTACGGCAGGCACAGGGATGAGATAGGCTTCTTTTATATGAGAGTCAGCAACGGTCTTCCCGCGCGCGTGGAATTTCCTGCCTGGGTCTATCGTGATGGTTTAGTTGACAAAATTGCGGATATTATCCGTGCCGAATGCGTTATCCGCGGCAATTATCCCGATATCCTTATGCGCGCGCATGAAGCTGCGCTGATACGGATGAGCGAGCATGACCTATTCTAT is a window encoding:
- a CDS encoding DNA double-strand break repair nuclease NurA, which codes for MLDLKSISDQFDTRLSAIKSYDIERSALSEEYRTELNKLMVLDLSINEGLPPYCGAKPLEPGKLIRIFPFNWKNRHDAIDWVDTVLSGIAVGGVDGSQIYSDKNYEIPMAVIQTSRILNRHTSKSDYKEEIEADIITPDEFEAASVYSFGSEYVDARRFASECDSIIRLMKHDKPCILLDGALILSHINVLNRNIREIYVRSITKLLEASESTRSPVMGFIDTTMPRDITLMMHFLFGLKKSKLSDTHLFSHLLWGERTAAFLCDRDDRRGDEAKSVLDNYGRHRDEIGFFYMRVSNGLPARVEFPAWVYRDGLVDKIADIIRAECVIRGNYPDILMRAHEAALIRMSEHDLFYGMLENFCRVHGIKINKSAKHFHKMMNR